GGAAGAACGCGCGGACGACGTGGCCGAAGATGATCGGGTCGGAGACCTTCATCATGGTGGCCTTGAGGTGGACGGAGAACAGCACGTCCTCGGCCTTGGCGCGGGCGATCTGCGCGGTGAGGAACTCCCGCAGCGCGGCGACGTGCATCACCGAGGCGTCGACGACCTCGCCGGCCAGCACCGGGACGGACTCGCGCAGCACCGTGGTGGAGCCGTCGTCGCCGTGCAGCTCGATGCGGAGCTTGCCCGCCTCGGCGACGACCGCGGACTTCTCGGTGGAGCGGAAGTCGTCGACGCCCATGGTGGCGACGTTGGTCTTGGACTCGGAGGTCCAGGCGCCCATGCGGTGCGGGTGCGCCTTGGCGTAGTTCTTCACCGAGAGCGGGGCGCGGCGGTCGGAGTTGCCCTCGCGCAGGACCGGGTTGACGGCGCTGCCCTTGACCTTGTCGTAGCGGGCGCGGGTGTCGCGCTCCTCGTCGGTCTTCGGGTCGTCCGGGTAGTCCGGCAGCGCGTAGCCCTGCTGCTGGAGCTCGGTGATCGCCGCCTTCAGCTGCGGGATCGAGGCCGAGATGTTCGGCAGCTTGATGATGTTGGCGCCGGGCGTCTTGGCGAGCTCACCGAGCTCCGCGAGGGCGTCGGCGATGCGCTGGCCCTCCTCGAGACGCTCCGGGAAGCTGGCGATGATGCGGCCGGCCAGGGAGATGTCGCGCGTCTCCACGCTGACACCCGCGGTGGCGGCGTACGCCTGGACCACGGGCAGGAACGAGTAGGTCGCCAGGGCGGGCGCCTCGTCAGTGTGGGTGTAGATGATGGTCGAGTCAGTCACCGGTGCTCCGCTTCACGTCTGCAAACGTCTCGACATCAAGATATCTCGTGATCGCCCCTCGCGGACACCACCCCCCGCGACGAGTCGCCGCCCGACCCCCGCGACCGGCCCGCCCGATCCGCACGGGAGCCCCGGCCGGGCGCTGCTACGACGACGGTGGGAGGGCGAGCGCGCGGACGGCCCGGGCGACACGGTCCAGCAGGGCGTCGTCGGCGATCTGCTCCAGGCGGTCGAGGAGGCGCTCGACGCGGACGGCGTCACCGGCCCGTACGGCCCGGCAGATCCGCCCGGTCAGGTCCCCGCCCGTCCCCGGACGGCGCGCGGCGACGCGCCGGTATGCCCTCCCGGGTGGGCGGGCCGACCGATCCGCACGGGCGGCACGCGGCCGCGAGGGGGCGGGGCCCGAGGAGGGTCGGCGCCCTGACGGAGAGGCTTCGGAGGTGGTTCGCATGGTGCCGGTCCCTCCGCGGAGAGGCGGGACGAGCGCTCGGGGGGCGGAGCGCACGGGTGCCGGCTCGGTACCGGACCCGCAGCCGATTCTTCCGAGGCCGGGCGGCGGACGATCGCTGCACCGTTTCTGCACCGCTGGGATCCCGCACAGCTCGGACGGCCCCGACCCGGCCCCGACCCGGCGCCGGGGTCAGCGGCGGCGGGTCACCGCGAGCACCGCCATGTCGTCGTCGCGCGGGCCGCCCGTCCACCGTGCCACGTCCCGCACCAGGGCGTCGACCAGCTCCCCGGGGCCGTCGAACGGGCCCAGCGGCGCGAGCCGTACGGCGGGGTCGTAGAACTCCCCCGCACCGTCCCGGGCCTCCGTCACACCGTCGGTGATCAGCAGCAGCGTGTCCCCGGGCTCGAAGGGCCACTCCTCGGGCGCGGGGCGCGACAGCCCGAGCCCGCCCATTCCCAGCGGCAGGCCGGGCTCCCGGGCGTCCAGCAGACTCACCGCCCGCTCCCGGCCGTCCAGCAGGTAGGGCCCGGGGTGGCCGCAGTTCAGCACCCGCAGCCCGGCCCCGCCGCGCGGCACCTCGCCGAGCAGCGCGGTGATGAACCCCTCCATCCGCAGCTCCTCCTCGGCGTGCGCGCTCTCCCGGGCCAGGGCGTGCTCCAGACCGTCGGCGAGCGCCACCAGGTCCGGCGCACGGTCCGCCGTCTCCCGGAACGCCCCGAGCAGGACGGACACCGCCGCCACCGCCTTCAAGCCCTTGCCCCGGACGTCCGCGATCAGCACCCGCACCCCGAACGGCGTCTCCTGCAGCGCGTACGCGTCGCCGCCGATCAGCGCGTCGGTCTCGGCCGCGCGGTAGCACGCGGCGACGGCCAGCGGCCCCACCCGGGCGGGCGGCATCGGCAGTACGGCCTGCTGCGCGGCCTCCGCGACCGAGCGGACGGCCTCCAGCCGGCGCCCGTGGCGGGCGATCAGCCGGTTCAGCCAGAGGCCGATCAGGGCGGCGAACACCGTGTTCGCGAGCTCCAGGTAGCCGGACCTGGTGCCGATCGAGCCGTCCCGGATCGTCAGCACCACCACGCCCAGCACGACGGCCGCGCCGACCGCGACGGTGTCGCGCAGCGACAGCAGCGCACCGGCCAGCACCGAGGCGGCGGCCAGCATCGGATCGCCCCAGTAGTCGGCGGGCTCCAGGGAGTTCCAGACCAGCCCGGCGACGATCAGCACCCACGGCACCAGCCGCACGTAGCGGGGCCACTGCCCGGACATCGATGCCACGGCCAACCACGATTCCCATCCGGAGAGCGGGCGTTTCCCCAGTATCCACCGCACCCGCACCGCCCCGCCCTGCCGGACACCCCGACCGGGGGACTCCGCGCGGCCTGCCGGGCGGGCGCTCCGGTGGCGGCCCGTCCACCCGGCAGGCCGCCGGAAATCGACTGGACCGGCAGGGGCCGGCCGGGTTGGCTGAGCGGCATGACCGACATCCGTACCGACCGCCTGCTGCTGCGCCCTGGCGGGAATCCGACCTCGCCCCGTGGGCGGCGATGAACGCCGACCCCTGGTCCGCGAGCACCTGGGCCCGGTGCTCACCCGGGAGCAGGCCGACGCCTCGGTGGCGGCCTTCCGGGCCGACTTCGAGGCGCGGGGCTACGGCTGGTGGGCCGTCGAGGTCCTCGCCGACGGGGAGTTCGTGGGCTTCGCGGGCCTCGACCGGGTGGACGACGGGCTGCCCTTCTCCGGGGTGGAGGTCGGCTGGCGGCTCGTCCGCCCGGCCTGGGGCCACGGCTACGCCACCGAGGCCGGCCGCGCCGCCCTGGCCTTCGGCTTCGAGACCCTCGGCCGGTCCGAGATCCTGGCCGTGACGACCGCGGGCAACCTCCGCTCGCAGGCCGTGATGCAGCGGCTCGGCATGACCCGGGACCCGGCCGACGACTTCGACGACCCGGATGCCCCTGAGGGCCCGCTGCGCCGCAACGTGCTGTACCGGATCGCCCGCGGCTCGCTGGGCTGAACGGGCCGGCCGCGCTCATCCCGCGCGGTCCGGCGCACCGGGCCCACCCGCAGGGCCGGACGGCAGGAGCTGCTCCGTCCAGACGACCTTCCCGGTCGGGGTGCGGCGGCTGCCCCAGCGGTCGCTGAGCCGGGCGACCAGGAAGAGACCGCGGCCGCCCTCGTCGGTCGGCCGGGCGCGGCGCAGGCGGGGCCGGTCCGGGCCGGGATCGGCGACCTCGCAGGTCAGCCGCTCGTCCCTGATCAGGCGGAGGACGACCGGCCCGCCGGCGTACCGCACCGCATTGGTGACCAGTTCGCTGACGATCAGTTCGGTGGTGAGGGCCAGCTCCGCCAGGCCCCAGGCGGCCAGCCGGTCGACGGCGGCCGCGCGGGCCGCGCCGACGGCAGCCGGGTCGGCCGGGAACTCCCAGCGCGCCACCGCCCCCGCGGGCAGGGTCCGTACCCGGGCGAGCAGCAGGGCCAGGTCGCTGCCGGGCGGCTCGGTCAGGACACCGGCCAGCACCCGGTGGCCCAGGCCGCCGATCGGCCCGGCGTCCGCCGCGGCGCGGTGCACCTGCTCCGCGATGCGGGCGACCGCGGCCTCCTCGGAGCCGCCCGCCCGCCGCACGAGGCCCTCGGTGCAGAGCGCCAGGACGCTGCCGGGGCGCACGTCCACCCGGATCGACCCGAACGGGGCGGACCCGACGCCCAGGGGCGGCCCCGGCTCTGCCGCCGGCGGCGGCAGCGGGCCGGTCTCCGGATCCACGATCAGCGGCAGGCGGTGGCCCGCGCCCGCGAGTTCGCAGCTCCCGTCCACCGGGTCGTAGACGGCATAGAGGCAGGTGGGCCCGTCGGTCGCGGCCACGCCGGGGCGCCGGCCCGGGCGGTCGGTCGCGGCCAGGTGGGTGACCAGGTCGTCGAGGTGGGTGAGCAGGTCCTCGGGCGGCAGGTCCAGGTCGGCGAGGGTGCGGACGGCGGTGCGCAGCCGGGCCATGGTGGCGGTGGCCTCGGGCCCGTGGCCGCGGGCGTCGCCGATTACCAGGGCGAGCCGGGCCGAGGAGAGCGGGATGGCGTCGTACCAGACGCCGCTGATCCGCTCGGCGGACGCGGCCGGGACGTAGCTGCCGACCGTCAGGGCGGCGCCGAGGTGCAGTTCGGGGCGGGGCAGCAGGCTCTGCTGGAGGTTCTGCACGATGTGCAGTTCGCGGGTGTAGCGGCGGGCGTTGTCGATGCCGAGTGCGGCGCTCGTGGCGACCTCCTCGGCGGCCGCGGCGTCCTCCTGGACGAAGCCGGGCCGCTCCCCCGTCCGCCACAGGCCCACGCAGCCGAGCACCAGGCCGCGGGCCAGCAGCGGCAGCAGCAGGAAGCTGGTGGCCCGGGCGGGCAGCAGCAGCCGTTCCCGGTCGGGCTGGCCGGCCACGAGCCCGCGCAGCCCTTCGAGGTCGTTCAGGAAGCGGGCCTCCCCGTTGCGCAGGAAGGCGCTCTCCTCCGTCCGGAGGCGGATCTCCGCGTCCACGGGGTACACCTCGGACGGCCACGGCGCGTCGGCCGGGGCGACGGCGGCGCGGCGCAGCGGTCCGCCGGCGAGGAAGGCGTCCGGTTCCTCGCCGCGGACGACGGCCTCGGTCAGGTCGACGGCCGCGAGGTCGGCCACGGCGGGGACGAAGGCGCGGGCGAGTTCCTCGGCGCAGCGGGTGACGTCGAGCGACTGGCCGATGCCCCGGGCGGCCTGGTCGACGAGTTCGATGCGCCGCTGCGCGGCGTACTGCCCGGTGAGGTCGGCGAGGGTGAGCAGGGCGCCGGAGGCCCTGCCGTCGTCGTCCTCGGTGCGGACGGCGGAGAGCGAGAGGACGAGTTCCCGGTCGCAGGCGGCCGGTCGCAGGGTCAGCACCCAGCCGGTCAGGGGTTCACCGCTGTCGATGACGTGGCGGATCCGGCCGGTGACGGTGTCGGCGTCGTGGGCGGCGAGGACGTCGGCCAGCCGCCGTGGCCGGTCGGGAAGGGCCGTCGCCGCCGGGGCGTGCGCGGCCAGCCAGTGCGGGAGGTTGCTCCGGACGACGGTGAGGTCGGTGTCCAGGGCGGCCACGCCGAACGCCGCCTGCGTGAACAGGGCGTGCAGCAGGCCGCGTTCCCATCGCGGTGGGCCGGTGCCGGAGGCATCGGTGCCCGGGCCGGAGCCCGACCGGTCCGCCATGGCAGACGGCTCCTTCCGTTCCCGCGGCGCGGTACGGCGTTCGCACCCGCACCTCCACGGTACGGCGGCGGGACGCGCCCGGACGGGCAACGGCGGTCGGGCCGGCCGGCCTCCCGCGGGGCCCGCCCGGGGTGGCATGAGAGCGTGGCGGCATGAGCGAGACGATCACGGTCACCACCTGGCACCTGGAGCAGACCTCCCCGGATGACCTGGTGCGGCCGGCCCCGCGCGCCGGGGAGGCCGATCTGCCGGTGGTGCTGGCCGAACGGACCGGCCCGGAGTTCGCCCGGTTCCTCTACACCGCGGTGGGCGGGCCCTGGTCGTGGACGGACCGGCTGCCGTGGACATACCGGCAGTGGCAGGAGTGGCTCGCCGGGGAGGGCGTCGAGACCTGGGTGGCGTGGGTGGCCGGCACTCCGGCCGGGTACGTCCAGCTGGAGCCCCGTCCGGGCGGCGAGGTGGAGATCGTGTACTTCGGTCTGCTGCCGGACTTCATCGGCCAGGGTCTGGGCAGCCGCCTGCTCGCCGACGGGATCGCCCGCGCCTGGGACCTCGCCGACCGGCATCCGGCACTGCCGCGGACCGCCAGGGTCACCGTCCACACCTGTTCACTGGACGGCCCGGCGGCGCTGCGCACCTACCGGGCGCGCGGGTTCCGGGAGGCCAGGACGGAGTCG
The Kitasatospora paranensis genome window above contains:
- a CDS encoding PP2C family protein-serine/threonine phosphatase, translating into MSGQWPRYVRLVPWVLIVAGLVWNSLEPADYWGDPMLAAASVLAGALLSLRDTVAVGAAVVLGVVVLTIRDGSIGTRSGYLELANTVFAALIGLWLNRLIARHGRRLEAVRSVAEAAQQAVLPMPPARVGPLAVAACYRAAETDALIGGDAYALQETPFGVRVLIADVRGKGLKAVAAVSVLLGAFRETADRAPDLVALADGLEHALARESAHAEEELRMEGFITALLGEVPRGGAGLRVLNCGHPGPYLLDGRERAVSLLDAREPGLPLGMGGLGLSRPAPEEWPFEPGDTLLLITDGVTEARDGAGEFYDPAVRLAPLGPFDGPGELVDALVRDVARWTGGPRDDDMAVLAVTRRR
- a CDS encoding SpoIIE family protein phosphatase gives rise to the protein MADRSGSGPGTDASGTGPPRWERGLLHALFTQAAFGVAALDTDLTVVRSNLPHWLAAHAPAATALPDRPRRLADVLAAHDADTVTGRIRHVIDSGEPLTGWVLTLRPAACDRELVLSLSAVRTEDDDGRASGALLTLADLTGQYAAQRRIELVDQAARGIGQSLDVTRCAEELARAFVPAVADLAAVDLTEAVVRGEEPDAFLAGGPLRRAAVAPADAPWPSEVYPVDAEIRLRTEESAFLRNGEARFLNDLEGLRGLVAGQPDRERLLLPARATSFLLLPLLARGLVLGCVGLWRTGERPGFVQEDAAAAEEVATSAALGIDNARRYTRELHIVQNLQQSLLPRPELHLGAALTVGSYVPAASAERISGVWYDAIPLSSARLALVIGDARGHGPEATATMARLRTAVRTLADLDLPPEDLLTHLDDLVTHLAATDRPGRRPGVAATDGPTCLYAVYDPVDGSCELAGAGHRLPLIVDPETGPLPPPAAEPGPPLGVGSAPFGSIRVDVRPGSVLALCTEGLVRRAGGSEEAAVARIAEQVHRAAADAGPIGGLGHRVLAGVLTEPPGSDLALLLARVRTLPAGAVARWEFPADPAAVGAARAAAVDRLAAWGLAELALTTELIVSELVTNAVRYAGGPVVLRLIRDERLTCEVADPGPDRPRLRRARPTDEGGRGLFLVARLSDRWGSRRTPTGKVVWTEQLLPSGPAGGPGAPDRAG
- a CDS encoding GNAT family N-acetyltransferase, whose translation is MSETITVTTWHLEQTSPDDLVRPAPRAGEADLPVVLAERTGPEFARFLYTAVGGPWSWTDRLPWTYRQWQEWLAGEGVETWVAWVAGTPAGYVQLEPRPGGEVEIVYFGLLPDFIGQGLGSRLLADGIARAWDLADRHPALPRTARVTVHTCSLDGPAALRTYRARGFREARTESAEQPVVAAPGPWPGADG